One region of Ahniella affigens genomic DNA includes:
- a CDS encoding IS5 family transposase, producing the protein MDQMSFGDAEYAAKKKQTRREVFLAEMEQVVPWAALLKDIESVYPVAGRGRRPYPVEVMLRVHLMQNWFGLSDPAMEEALYEIVSIRNFAGLTLSGSIPDETTILNFRRLIETNDLASSILERINGHLSRKGLLLKRGTIVDATIIAAPSSTKNSDGERDPEMHQTKKGNQWYFGMKAHIGVDADSGLVHTVVTSAANDADVDHVESLLHGKEETVWADAGYQGADKNMRENHPRKQRFPEWRIAMRRSAIKAMEEGRAKSNIVKIERRKAQVRARVEHAFQKVKCFFGYNKARFKGLAKNTSHIVTLFALANLHRVRKVLLETAGELRPKFAS; encoded by the coding sequence ATGGACCAGATGAGTTTCGGTGACGCGGAATATGCGGCTAAGAAGAAGCAGACGCGTCGGGAGGTATTCCTAGCCGAGATGGAGCAAGTCGTGCCGTGGGCAGCATTGCTGAAGGACATTGAGTCGGTTTATCCGGTCGCCGGTCGCGGCCGTCGCCCGTACCCCGTTGAAGTGATGCTCCGGGTTCACCTGATGCAGAACTGGTTTGGGTTGAGCGATCCGGCGATGGAAGAAGCGCTGTATGAGATCGTGTCGATTCGGAACTTTGCCGGTCTGACGCTGAGCGGCAGCATTCCAGACGAGACGACGATCCTGAACTTTCGGCGTCTGATTGAGACGAATGATTTGGCTTCGTCGATACTGGAGCGGATCAACGGTCATTTGTCGCGCAAGGGCTTGCTGCTGAAGCGTGGCACGATCGTCGATGCGACGATCATCGCGGCACCGAGTTCGACGAAGAACTCAGACGGTGAGCGGGATCCTGAGATGCACCAGACGAAGAAGGGCAACCAGTGGTACTTCGGCATGAAGGCGCATATTGGCGTGGATGCTGACAGTGGTCTGGTCCACACAGTGGTGACGTCGGCAGCCAATGATGCCGATGTTGATCACGTTGAAAGCCTGCTGCACGGCAAGGAAGAGACAGTATGGGCAGATGCGGGCTACCAGGGCGCCGACAAAAACATGCGCGAGAACCATCCGCGCAAGCAGCGCTTCCCTGAGTGGAGGATTGCGATGCGCCGAAGCGCGATCAAGGCGATGGAAGAAGGTCGGGCAAAGAGCAATATCGTGAAGATCGAGCGTAGGAAGGCGCAGGTTCGCGCGCGAGTCGAGCATGCGTTTCAGAAGGTGAAGTGCTTCTTTGGGTACAACAAGGCGCGCTTCAAGGGATTGGCCAAGAACACCAGTCACATCGTCACCCTGTTCGCGCTGGCCAATTTGCATCGTGTCAGAAAAGTGCTACTTGAAACTGCAGGGGAGTTGCGCCCGAAGTTCGCGAGCTGA
- a CDS encoding GntR family transcriptional regulator encodes MLAFEFISVHTVYRQYTHPSNPPLPVSAELFLSNEAGTPMYQQIIDQITAKITAGDWSAGQGLPSIRELASASRVSVITVKRAYLELERAGLIVTRQGRGSFVTTSQELPKALLRANAAQHLSAWIACARQLGQDPQDMVQQLLAALNATIESDEKDTP; translated from the coding sequence GTGCTTGCGTTCGAATTCATTAGTGTGCATACTGTGTATAGACAATATACACACCCATCAAATCCGCCCCTTCCTGTGTCCGCCGAACTGTTCCTCTCCAACGAAGCTGGTACGCCGATGTATCAGCAAATCATTGATCAGATCACCGCCAAGATCACAGCCGGCGATTGGTCTGCGGGGCAGGGCTTGCCGTCAATTCGCGAGCTGGCAAGCGCCAGTCGGGTCAGCGTCATCACCGTCAAGCGCGCCTATCTCGAACTCGAACGCGCAGGCCTGATCGTCACGCGTCAGGGGCGGGGGTCGTTCGTAACGACCAGTCAGGAGCTGCCGAAGGCGCTGCTTCGAGCCAACGCGGCCCAACACCTGTCGGCCTGGATTGCTTGTGCAAGGCAGCTTGGCCAGGACCCACAAGACATGGTTCAGCAGTTGCTTGCCGCGCTGAACGCAACGATCGAATCCGATGAGAAGGATACGCCATGA
- a CDS encoding ABC transporter ATP-binding protein, with amino-acid sequence MRNALALQQINKTYDHFRLHDIDLSVPEGQIMGLVGVNGAGKTTLMRILMGLIRPDSGNVEVLGLPMPDAQVAAKRDIGFASEDMRLYQSQSLRWHMDFVSSIYPSWDEHYAEELMKRFDLRAEQVLRGFSHGQRVKAMLLLNLARRPKLLLLDEPTTGLDPVARSEVLEALSDVLRDETRTVMFSSHNTHDVEQLSDTITFMHQGRILACKDKESFLDDWRRILCQGTLSEQVKGLPGVAMARQNGSIVEIKVRHYRDDLPEALRKEGLLVQRVEPMNLEDIFVTTVRAGASA; translated from the coding sequence ATGAGAAACGCACTAGCATTGCAGCAGATCAACAAGACCTACGATCACTTTCGCCTGCACGATATTGATTTGTCGGTTCCCGAAGGCCAGATCATGGGCTTGGTTGGCGTCAACGGCGCGGGCAAGACCACGCTGATGCGGATCCTGATGGGCTTGATCCGACCTGACAGCGGTAATGTGGAAGTGCTCGGTCTGCCGATGCCGGACGCGCAGGTGGCGGCCAAGCGTGACATTGGTTTCGCGTCCGAGGATATGCGTCTATACCAATCGCAGTCGCTGCGTTGGCATATGGATTTTGTCAGCAGCATCTATCCAAGCTGGGATGAGCACTATGCCGAAGAACTGATGAAACGCTTTGACCTTCGGGCTGAACAAGTGCTCAGAGGCTTCTCGCACGGACAGCGGGTCAAAGCCATGCTGCTACTGAACCTGGCGCGGCGCCCAAAGCTGCTGTTGCTGGATGAGCCGACAACCGGCCTGGATCCGGTTGCCCGCAGCGAGGTGCTCGAAGCGCTTTCTGACGTGCTGCGCGATGAGACTCGTACCGTCATGTTTTCGTCGCACAACACGCACGATGTGGAGCAGCTTTCAGACACGATCACGTTCATGCATCAGGGCAGGATTCTGGCCTGCAAGGACAAGGAGTCATTTCTCGACGACTGGCGCCGCATCTTGTGCCAGGGCACCTTGTCTGAACAAGTCAAAGGGTTGCCCGGTGTGGCGATGGCCCGACAGAACGGGTCGATCGTCGAAATCAAAGTCAGGCACTATCGCGACGACTTGCCGGAGGCCCTCCGCAAAGAAGGGCTTCTGGTGCAGCGCGTTGAACCGATGAATCTGGAAGACATCTTTGTGACCACCGTTCGCGCAGGAGCGTCAGCATGA
- a CDS encoding ABC transporter permease, giving the protein MTTSVINFSLIKKLIHKDWLLFQKQMALYVIGAVVALCLMGNLHKWTFYIGSLLLIIVVVAVACFSISNSLLVERRDRTLAFIMSLPVSPLDFYLAKLAGNLVTFLVPLLVIAAGTYGVILFTGLPDGLVVLATLLFTHIVLAFCASLSTAMAVESEGWNTFVMIASMVLINPYIMLIGQTPSIAEPIKTEAIVWSGAALSIMGIQAILSILILALTGWFHCRKKSFY; this is encoded by the coding sequence ATGACCACGTCCGTCATCAATTTTTCGCTGATCAAGAAGCTGATCCACAAAGACTGGCTACTCTTTCAGAAGCAAATGGCCTTGTATGTCATTGGCGCCGTCGTGGCGCTTTGTCTGATGGGCAACTTGCATAAGTGGACATTCTATATCGGCTCACTGTTGCTGATCATTGTCGTCGTGGCGGTTGCTTGTTTCTCGATCTCGAACTCGTTGTTGGTCGAGCGTCGCGATCGCACGCTGGCATTTATCATGAGTCTGCCCGTGTCGCCATTGGACTTCTATCTCGCCAAGCTGGCTGGGAATCTGGTGACGTTTCTGGTCCCGCTCCTGGTGATTGCAGCCGGGACTTATGGCGTCATTCTGTTTACCGGCTTACCGGACGGGTTAGTGGTTCTGGCGACATTGCTGTTTACCCACATCGTGCTTGCGTTCTGTGCGTCGCTCAGCACCGCCATGGCGGTCGAGTCTGAGGGATGGAATACGTTTGTGATGATTGCCAGCATGGTGCTGATCAATCCCTACATCATGTTGATTGGCCAGACGCCGTCGATCGCTGAGCCAATCAAGACTGAAGCAATCGTCTGGTCAGGCGCCGCGCTGTCGATCATGGGCATCCAGGCGATTCTAAGTATCTTGATACTGGCATTGACCGGCTGGTTTCACTGCCGCAAGAAGTCGTTCTATTGA